Proteins from one Pyrococcus kukulkanii genomic window:
- the iorA gene encoding indolepyruvate ferredoxin oxidoreductase subunit alpha: MGNEAIAHGALEAGIAFATGYPGTPSTEVIETIARLKPEVFAEWAPNEKVALEEAAGVSYAGLRSLVTMKCVGLNVAADPLMSLAYSGVEGGLVILVADDPGPHTSQTEQDDRYYGKISLLPVLEPCDPQEAHDLIIYAYELSERYKVPVIFRTTTRVNHTTADVEVGEFKELKREPKFKKDIERYVRASMEGNRKRHQWLNENLRKIEEEFNSMPFNWVEGNGKVGIIVEGAPYNYVKEVVQSLNESFKILKLSTPHPLPRKLVIEFLKSVEKVIVIEEGGPFLEEEVKVVAYEEGLRVPIYGKRTGHLPLEGELNPRLVKNALLKILGKEQDEVEIPQEVREAEALAPKRPPVMCPGCPHRGSYRALLDALRELGFGKFDVPVHGDIGCYALSLLPPLEAIWTEFVMGASISLANGQSVAMGKKIVATIGDSTFFHNGIQPLIDAVYKNLDVLVLILDNRTTAMTGHQPHPGTGGSETGRKFQEIDIEALVRAIGVKYVKTVDPYDLKATKEAIKEAMKVKGPAVIIAKRECVIPVIRRGEIGEIPVVIEDKCTGCKACILLTGCPALVYDLRTRKVRIDNLICTGCGICNQICPFDAIKFPSEIEKS, from the coding sequence ATGGGAAATGAGGCCATAGCTCATGGTGCATTAGAAGCTGGAATCGCGTTCGCCACCGGTTATCCTGGGACGCCATCAACTGAAGTCATTGAAACGATAGCGAGGCTAAAGCCAGAGGTTTTTGCTGAATGGGCACCAAATGAAAAGGTAGCTTTGGAGGAAGCCGCTGGAGTTTCTTATGCCGGGCTCAGGAGCCTAGTAACTATGAAATGTGTTGGCTTAAATGTTGCGGCCGATCCCCTCATGAGCCTCGCATACTCTGGGGTAGAAGGGGGTCTTGTAATTCTTGTGGCAGATGATCCTGGGCCACACACAAGTCAGACTGAGCAGGATGACAGGTACTATGGAAAGATATCCCTCCTACCAGTTCTAGAACCGTGTGATCCTCAGGAGGCCCATGATCTCATAATTTACGCCTACGAGCTGAGCGAGCGTTATAAAGTGCCGGTAATATTCAGAACGACCACAAGGGTCAACCACACTACGGCCGATGTCGAGGTTGGGGAATTTAAGGAGCTGAAGAGGGAACCAAAGTTCAAGAAAGACATCGAGCGTTATGTTAGGGCGAGCATGGAAGGCAACAGGAAGAGGCATCAGTGGTTGAACGAAAACCTAAGAAAGATCGAAGAGGAATTCAACTCAATGCCATTCAACTGGGTTGAAGGGAACGGGAAGGTAGGAATAATCGTCGAAGGTGCTCCATATAACTACGTTAAAGAGGTAGTACAATCCCTCAATGAAAGCTTTAAGATACTAAAGCTCTCAACTCCCCACCCACTGCCAAGGAAACTTGTCATAGAGTTCCTGAAGAGCGTGGAAAAGGTGATAGTAATAGAGGAAGGGGGCCCCTTCTTAGAGGAGGAAGTTAAGGTAGTTGCATATGAAGAAGGCTTGAGGGTTCCAATATACGGGAAGAGGACAGGCCACCTACCCCTAGAGGGAGAGCTGAATCCACGGCTAGTGAAAAATGCCCTGTTGAAGATCCTGGGGAAGGAGCAGGATGAAGTTGAGATACCCCAGGAGGTTAGAGAGGCGGAAGCGTTAGCTCCCAAGAGGCCCCCCGTTATGTGTCCAGGCTGTCCCCACAGGGGTAGCTACAGGGCATTGCTGGATGCTCTAAGAGAGCTTGGCTTCGGAAAGTTCGATGTTCCGGTTCACGGTGACATAGGCTGTTACGCACTCTCACTGCTACCTCCCCTCGAGGCAATATGGACGGAGTTCGTCATGGGTGCTAGTATAAGCCTTGCCAATGGACAAAGCGTGGCAATGGGCAAGAAAATAGTCGCAACGATAGGAGACTCAACTTTCTTCCACAACGGAATTCAACCCCTAATAGATGCAGTCTACAAGAACCTTGACGTTCTAGTGCTAATCCTCGATAATAGAACCACTGCAATGACGGGTCACCAGCCACACCCAGGAACTGGTGGAAGTGAAACCGGAAGGAAGTTCCAGGAGATTGACATCGAGGCCTTGGTTAGGGCCATTGGAGTTAAGTACGTTAAAACGGTTGATCCCTACGACCTTAAAGCGACGAAAGAAGCGATAAAAGAGGCAATGAAGGTTAAGGGACCCGCAGTAATAATAGCAAAGAGGGAGTGCGTAATTCCAGTGATAAGAAGGGGTGAGATAGGGGAGATACCAGTGGTGATAGAGGACAAATGCACGGGCTGTAAAGCGTGCATTCTCCTGACTGGCTGTCCAGCATTAGTTTATGATCTAAGAACGAGAAAGGTAAGGATCGACAATTTAATATGCACGGGTTGCGGAATCTGCAATCAGATCTGTCCATTTGATGCCATAAAGTTCCCAAGTGAGATCGAAAAATCTTAG
- the mtnP gene encoding S-methyl-5'-thioadenosine phosphorylase, with amino-acid sequence MPRIAVIGGSGVYDFPAENKREEVVKTPYGEVTVTIGRISGEEVVFLARHGRGHSIPPHKINYRANIWALYELGVERIIATSAVGSLNPNMKPGDFIVLDQLMDFTVSRPRTFYDGEESPHDRKFVAHVDFTEPYCPEIRRALITAAKNLALPYHPRGTYVCTEGPRFETAAEIRAYRILGGDVVGMTQCPEAILARELEMCYASVAIVTNYAAGISHQKLTHSEVIELMQKKTREIVSLIVHAIPLIPKERNCPCKDALKGATG; translated from the coding sequence ATGCCCAGGATAGCCGTCATAGGAGGTTCTGGAGTCTACGACTTCCCTGCAGAGAATAAAAGGGAGGAAGTAGTGAAGACTCCCTACGGTGAAGTAACCGTAACCATCGGAAGGATAAGTGGAGAGGAAGTGGTTTTCCTCGCCAGGCATGGAAGAGGACACTCAATCCCTCCCCACAAGATAAACTATAGGGCCAACATTTGGGCCCTCTACGAGCTCGGGGTTGAGAGGATTATTGCCACCTCAGCGGTTGGCTCCCTAAACCCAAATATGAAACCTGGAGATTTCATAGTTCTTGACCAGCTCATGGACTTTACTGTTTCGAGGCCCAGGACATTTTATGATGGAGAAGAAAGTCCCCACGATAGGAAGTTCGTTGCCCACGTTGACTTTACGGAACCCTACTGCCCCGAGATAAGGAGGGCACTAATAACTGCCGCAAAGAACCTAGCCCTCCCCTACCACCCTCGGGGAACTTACGTGTGTACTGAAGGTCCTAGATTTGAGACTGCTGCCGAAATCAGAGCTTACAGAATCCTGGGTGGCGACGTAGTAGGGATGACTCAGTGCCCTGAGGCGATACTTGCAAGGGAGCTCGAGATGTGCTACGCCAGCGTTGCGATAGTTACCAACTATGCCGCGGGGATAAGCCATCAAAAGCTAACTCACTCTGAAGTGATTGAGTTGATGCAGAAGAAAACGAGGGAGATAGTCTCGTTAATAGTTCATGCAATTCCCCTTATCCCAAAGGAAAGGAATTGCCCCTGTAAAGATGCGCTTAAGGGGGCTACTGGGTGA
- a CDS encoding amidohydrolase — MRALVNGVIYVSFNPVKRVSGLVIANDRVVFAGEGEVARKIAEMADGEVVDLKGKFVMPAFFDSHLHLDELGMSLEMVDLRGVKSIEELVNKLRSSKAKIIFGFGWDQDELGRWPTRDDLDGIDRPVFIYRKCFHVAVANSKMLELLNLKPSEDFDESTGLIKEKALEEARKVINEKVLSVDDYAHYILRAQDHLLNLGVHSVDFMSVNEKALKALFELERERKLRLNVFAYLNPELLDKLESLGLGKFEGRRLVIAGVKLFTDGSLGARTALLSEPYSDDPSTSGQLVADKNYLVSVIERAKSLGLDVAIHAIGDKALDVALDAFEETEFAGRIEHASVVRDDQLERIKDLGIRLSVQPHFIISDWWVVERVGEERAKWVYRFKTLSKYAELGFSTDAPIEPADPWLTVDAAVNRGKSKVKLYELTKGEALSMDEALHFYTYGSASVSLARDIGKLEPGFKAEYIVLDRDPLKLAFS, encoded by the coding sequence ATGAGAGCCCTAGTTAACGGTGTGATCTATGTCTCATTTAACCCTGTTAAGAGGGTCTCGGGTCTGGTGATAGCAAATGATAGGGTAGTATTTGCCGGAGAGGGTGAAGTGGCAAGGAAAATAGCTGAGATGGCCGATGGAGAAGTGGTTGATCTTAAAGGTAAGTTCGTCATGCCAGCGTTCTTTGACTCCCATCTGCACTTAGACGAACTTGGAATGAGCCTTGAAATGGTAGATTTAAGGGGGGTTAAATCAATAGAGGAGCTCGTGAACAAGCTAAGATCCTCTAAGGCAAAGATAATCTTCGGCTTTGGGTGGGATCAAGACGAGCTCGGCAGGTGGCCCACGAGGGATGACCTCGATGGTATAGATAGGCCCGTGTTTATATACAGGAAGTGCTTTCATGTTGCCGTGGCAAACTCTAAGATGCTTGAACTCTTGAATCTGAAGCCCTCAGAGGACTTCGATGAGTCTACGGGACTGATAAAGGAGAAGGCGCTTGAGGAAGCTAGGAAAGTGATAAATGAAAAAGTCTTATCTGTTGATGACTATGCCCACTACATTTTAAGAGCCCAGGATCACCTACTTAACTTGGGAGTTCACTCCGTGGACTTCATGAGCGTCAACGAGAAAGCCCTCAAAGCCCTCTTCGAACTTGAGAGGGAGAGAAAACTTAGACTCAATGTTTTTGCATACCTAAATCCTGAATTGCTAGACAAGCTTGAGTCCCTTGGCCTGGGAAAATTTGAGGGTAGGAGGTTGGTAATAGCGGGAGTTAAGCTGTTCACAGACGGAAGCTTAGGTGCGAGAACCGCCCTTCTTAGTGAGCCGTATTCGGATGATCCTTCCACCTCGGGCCAGCTCGTTGCCGATAAGAATTATCTAGTGAGCGTCATTGAGAGGGCTAAATCCCTGGGTTTGGACGTTGCTATCCATGCCATAGGTGATAAGGCACTTGACGTTGCCTTGGATGCGTTTGAAGAAACTGAATTCGCAGGGAGGATAGAGCATGCATCGGTAGTCAGGGATGATCAGCTTGAGAGGATCAAAGATTTGGGTATTAGGCTCTCGGTTCAGCCCCACTTCATAATCAGCGATTGGTGGGTCGTTGAGAGGGTTGGAGAGGAGAGGGCTAAGTGGGTCTACAGGTTCAAAACCTTAAGCAAGTACGCTGAGCTCGGGTTCAGTACGGATGCGCCAATAGAGCCTGCTGATCCATGGTTGACTGTAGATGCCGCTGTGAACAGGGGTAAAAGCAAGGTTAAGCTGTACGAGCTGACGAAGGGTGAAGCCTTATCTATGGATGAAGCCCTGCACTTCTATACCTACGGTTCAGCCAGCGTGTCGCTGGCTAGGGACATTGGAAAGCTTGAGCCAGGGTTTAAGGCCGAGTACATAGTATTGGATAGGGATCCCTTAAAACTTGCCTTCTCTTAG